The proteins below are encoded in one region of Ornithinimicrobium avium:
- a CDS encoding M18 family aminopeptidase, producing the protein MNQTPALSARATQVAEGLCSYLDASPSPFHAVDTAAALLTEAGFTELAETDATPVDPGRYLVRRGGSLVAWASDVVGERASHTPFRVVGAHTDSPNLRIKPRPDRAHAGWQMLGVEVYGGALTNSWLDRDLGLSGRVAVRDASAPGGVGQRLFRTDDPVLRVSQLAIHLDRSVRTEGLQLNDQQHLAPHWGLGPEPRSFRGWLADLTGVDPQDLLAWDAMTHDLTPARRIGADGELIASGRLDNLATSYAAVRALLEAVSAPSPQPWIPVIVLFDHEEVGSTSERGAQSTFLPAWLERVVLAAGGGREDYLRSLAGSVVASGDMAHATHPNYAERHEPEHPILMNGGPVLKVNANLRYATDSVGAAAFALACEQAGVPMQTFVTRSDLPCGSTVGPTTSALTGATTVDFGAPVLSMHSTREICGTLDQAAYAAALAAFLAPA; encoded by the coding sequence GTGAACCAGACCCCCGCCCTCTCCGCGCGGGCCACCCAGGTCGCCGAGGGCCTGTGCTCCTACCTGGACGCCTCGCCCTCGCCCTTCCACGCCGTCGACACCGCGGCCGCCCTGCTGACCGAGGCCGGCTTCACCGAGCTCGCCGAGACCGACGCCACGCCGGTCGATCCCGGCCGCTACCTCGTGCGCCGCGGCGGTTCGCTGGTCGCGTGGGCGAGCGACGTCGTCGGCGAGCGTGCCTCCCATACCCCGTTCCGGGTGGTGGGTGCGCACACCGACTCCCCCAACCTGCGGATCAAGCCGCGCCCCGACCGGGCGCACGCGGGCTGGCAGATGCTCGGCGTGGAGGTCTACGGCGGGGCGCTGACCAACTCCTGGCTCGACCGTGACCTGGGCCTGTCCGGCCGGGTGGCGGTGCGGGACGCCTCGGCGCCCGGAGGCGTGGGGCAGCGGCTGTTCCGGACCGACGACCCCGTGCTGCGCGTCTCCCAGCTGGCGATCCACCTGGACCGTTCGGTGCGCACCGAGGGCCTGCAGCTCAACGACCAGCAGCACCTGGCCCCGCACTGGGGGCTCGGGCCGGAGCCCCGCTCCTTCCGGGGCTGGCTCGCGGACCTGACCGGGGTCGACCCGCAGGACCTGCTCGCCTGGGACGCGATGACCCACGACCTGACCCCGGCCCGCCGGATCGGCGCCGACGGCGAGCTCATCGCCTCCGGGAGGCTGGACAACCTGGCCACCAGCTACGCCGCGGTGCGCGCGCTGCTCGAGGCGGTCTCCGCACCGTCGCCGCAGCCGTGGATCCCGGTGATCGTGCTCTTCGACCACGAGGAGGTCGGCAGCACCTCCGAGCGGGGCGCCCAGTCGACCTTCCTCCCGGCCTGGCTGGAGAGGGTCGTGCTCGCCGCCGGCGGTGGGCGGGAGGACTACCTGCGGTCGCTGGCCGGCTCGGTGGTCGCCTCCGGGGACATGGCCCACGCCACCCACCCCAACTACGCCGAACGGCACGAGCCGGAGCACCCGATCCTGATGAACGGCGGACCGGTGCTCAAGGTCAACGCCAACCTGCGCTACGCCACCGACTCCGTCGGGGCCGCGGCCTTCGCCCTGGCCTGCGAGCAGGCCGGCGTGCCGATGCAGACGTTCGTCACCCGCTCCGACCTGCCGTGCGGCTCGACGGTCGGACCGACGACCTCCGCGCTCACCGGGGCCACCACCGTCGACTTCGGCGCCCCGGTGCTCTCGATGCACTCGACGCGGGAGATCTGCGGGACGCTGGACCAGGCGGCCTACGCCGCGGCGCTCGCGGCCTTCCTGGCGCCGGCCTGA